ATGTAGttctattataaaaaatttctaGTTCtcctttatttaaatatacttCTGCTTTTAAGACTAGCAATGCAAAGATTGTACTTATCAAAAATATGAGTAttctacataaatataatacatatacatgGTACGTTAAATAATTGAATGTTATACTGACCATTATGTTTAATACCCAATAGgttatattgaaaaatagCACAcctacataaaaaaaaataaattaaaataaaataatataatggaataggtatattattatattctcgtgaatatataaaatacaaacacctgcacatatatatatatatatatataatgtgccATTTGTTGTGTGgaagaggaaaaaaaaatatttctttacacacatattatatatacaatatgataataatatagttgattattatatataaaacaatggTATTTACACAGAATTCATATTTTACTTTTAGTagttaaatttttaaattgatATTCGGTGTTGTAAAACCAGcctaatattatacaaataagaAGAGATACAAATACTCTACCATTTTCTGATATAGTAAAATTTAAAAACCATATAATATGCTTAGAATCCGAatttgatataaaaaaagaagaaataaaaaataaaatagacaataataatatgatattcctctttttaatatttttgcaAAATTTAAAATCTTTTATGGTCATAACTATAACTTCACATTGTATGGCTAGGGAAGCGCATGACAAAACGGCATAAGACCCATAATAAAGCATGCACAACGTTTTCTATAAATTCAAAAAGGtaacatgtatatattgaCAGAGGgcacacatataaatatatacatataaataaataaataaatatatatatatatatatatatatgtatattttatgagTACCGTTTGgtataacatattattagagtacttatattttaatttttttctaaagacaaaatatatatattttttttttacctccattttttttaaatatgtgaAGCCAACtggaaaaagaataaatgaACAGTCACTTCTTGAAAATTCTAAAATATCAACAAAATTGGAATTCAAGCTTTTTGATATGAAACCAATAACGGCAACTATAAAtagataaaagaaaaaaaaatatatatatatatgtaattatatatatatatttgtgtgtgtgtgtgtatatttttttcttttccctttttttatGTTCTAACTAGCTGAGAAAAACATAAGAGACGATATGATGGAATTCCACGTAGTGATAGCATATCCATCAAAAGCTAGGTTAGTTCCGATtctgaaaataaaatataatataatataatataattttaatacatattatgATCACTaaaatgttcatattttatccttcatatatatatatatatattttttttttttttttttttgagaatGCTTACCTCGTTTTTGTGGCTAAGGAAGAATATATTCCCATACCTATGGAGAGCTCATAAAGAGCAAATGATACACACTGGGACCATATGGACGAATAAGTATACAAGTATGAGAAATTCCAGGattctgaaaaaaaaaaaaaaaaaaaaaaatacacacatGTTAATTGAAACGTatagataattatatatatatatatatatatatatatgtatgtatgtataatttttttatgtttatatgtgtgtatgtCCATTTATACTTAAGACGTGTGAATAAGCCTGTGAAGCACTATTCAAGTTAAACATGGTAGCAAATTGTGTTATAGATAGAAATCCTATTAATAAAAGGACAAGAGCTGCTGAGAACGCAAAGTTGGTTAATCCGAAAAGTTGAAAGCTGGTTACTAGGAAATTACATATGAAGAGAAATATAAGAGTGTCTTTATCAAAATAGGAGTCTCcgtttgaaaaaatattaatataatttttatgatcactaatatttaataagaaattataaagatTATTATTTGGGAAAAATTtcttatgatatattaagaaaGCTTTTCCTATGCTATTAGGTACGCATGTAGATAATTGTTTAGAAAATAAGCATAAAGGTCTATGACTATGACAGTGAACAAAATCATTTTTGAAATCAGTACagaattttatttcttctttactTAATTTCCAAGGAAGATCTTTTTTAAAGctatttattaaatagatAAAATATTCAGATGCGGTTCTATAGCTATTGATATAGCTATTCATAAGGCATGCTAATACCATTAAGAATCCTACAGATGCACATGGTTTTAATAATCTATAGAATATAAATGGTGTTGATGTTCTGACTAGTTGTccaatatataattcaaatgTTAAAATAGGAtgacaaacaaaaaaataacataaaatatatggtacaataaatataacacCATGCCATGTAGACATTAGAAACCATATGGTTTCAATATTTCCTACTCCTATAGCTATAGTTAATCCTAAtagaaataaagaaaatctTTCTAACCAATAACCATTATTTAATTGACAATTTAAccaatttaatattttaacattTACTGTTTTTAAAGTTTTAGGATTTTCAAATAAATCACTTAGTTGTGTAATTTGATCAGGTGTATATCTTAACTTTATTAATTGTTCAAGgaaattttcttctttttcattataaccATTAGATTCACTCATActatttaattctttaatATCTGTAAGTAAATctctattattataattattattatatatttcatcatcattacctttgaatatattatttgttccTTCATTCATACACCTTAATGATTTTTtcctattatttatatcattaccattttttaaattaagcTTATTTTTTCCAAACagttctttatattttttataaaatataatattctgttctttttttcttttttcatacaAAGCTTGTGTATATTTAACATGTCTCAAATTACAattatcaatatttatatcatcacaAAATTTTTCTACGAAGGTATCAAACTCGCCATATTTAtcgtatattttattttcataatggCACATATTTTGGGAATTCTCCttggaaaaattatattcacatgaattatttacattatcatcattattattataatttatattattatgtttattttttttttgtttatcttTTCTGTTCATgtcatgtatataatattttgattttccATTCACCCCCtttgttttcttttcattacaAATATGTTCACTCTTAACAATTTTATCATCTATACGATTACCATCTTTATATTGATCATCTATACGATTACCATCTTTATGTTTTTCATCTATATGATTACCATCTTTATATTGATCATCTATATGATTACCATCTTTATATtgatcattcatattattatagtcTATACTTTCATTATCCATGTAATCCATATACTCAGCATCGTCACCAAAGTAATGTCCTCGTTTCAGGTCTCTTTTAatgttataatatgaatcattacgatattttttttttatatacacatttctattattatataaatttaaagcttcgttatatatattttcttgttCATAGCTTCTAGCATAATtagatttttttatataatccaTATACGTGtctatgttattataattatggaTATTACTACTTTTGtagtatgtatttttatcaCTAAAATTTATAGACTCCTCATATAATATGGACCGAATTTTTTTAACAGAGAATTCTTCAGAATTTACATTCACACAGTTCTTATCGTCTTCATTAGATTCTTCGTTACTCGTGCGAGTGACGCTCGATCTTAACTTTTGTGACATCTTAAAAGGGGAATGGAATGgagaaaatgaaataaaataaaaaataaaaaataaacagtatacatatatatatatatatatatatatatatatatatattatactataTAGTAAtacctttattattatatattactatttttttatattttttatggaGCGGAAATTTATGGGTggctatatttttattatgcaCTACCATATA
This sequence is a window from Plasmodium falciparum 3D7 genome assembly, chromosome: 2. Protein-coding genes within it:
- a CDS encoding transporter, putative, producing MSQKLRSSVTRTSNEESNEDDKNCVNVNSEEFSVKKIRSILYEESINFSDKNTYYKSSNIHNYNNIDTYMDYIKKSNYARSYEQENIYNEALNLYNNRNVYIKKKYRNDSYYNIKRDLKRGHYFGDDAEYMDYMDNESIDYNNMNDQYKDGNHIDDQYKDGNHIDEKHKDGNRIDDQYKDGNRIDDKIVKSEHICNEKKTKGVNGKSKYYIHDMNRKDKQKKNKHNNINYNNNDDNVNNSCEYNFSKENSQNMCHYENKIYDKYGEFDTFVEKFCDDINIDNCNLRHVKYTQALYEKRKKEQNIIFYKKYKELFGKNKLNLKNGNDINNRKKSLRCMNEGTNNIFKGNDDEIYNNNYNNRDLLTDIKELNSMSESNGYNEKEENFLEQLIKLRYTPDQITQLSDLFENPKTLKTVNVKILNWLNCQLNNGYWLERFSLFLLGLTIAIGVGNIETIWFLMSTWHGVIFIVPYILCYFFVCHPILTFELYIGQLVRTSTPFIFYRLLKPCASVGFLMVLACLMNSYINSYRTASEYFIYLINSFKKDLPWKLSKEEIKFCTDFKNDFVHCHSHRPLCLFSKQLSTCVPNSIGKAFLIYHKKFFPNNNLYNFLLNISDHKNYINIFSNGDSYFDKDTLIFLFICNFLVTSFQLFGLTNFAFSAALVLLLIGFLSITQFATMFNLNSASQAYSHVLKSWNFSYLYTYSSIWSQCVSFALYELSIGMGIYSSLATKTRIGTNLAFDGYAITTWNSIISSLMFFSAIAVIGFISKSLNSNFVDILEFSRSDCSFILFPVGFTYLKKMEKTLCMLYYGSYAVLSCASLAIQCEVIVMTIKDFKFCKNIKKRNIILLLSILFFISSFFISNSDSKHIIWFLNFTISENGRVFVSLLICIILGWFYNTEYQFKNLTTKSVLFFNITYWVLNIMVSITFNYLTYHVYVLYLCRILIFLISTIFALLVLKAEVYLNKGELEIFYNRTTYKNILYVLYIGNIETLRKELQRIISGNVFIGNISIVWSICIKYIGTSILLSAFIEFADGIFYSNEIKEKVKIIPKGWVFFSIFFWVFIMLLLFLFPFFTQTFEKYCAYDDHFVDFSILPSKPLKEVQNFNILSYFYEFKNIRKRRKKKTKKIRVD